The Candidatus Hydrogenedentota bacterium DNA window GCGGCTTCGGCGCCTTTTCCGTGCTCACCGGCGATCATGCGTCTGTGGCGCATCGCGTGGCGGGCCAGTTGGGTATCGCGCGCGACCGCGTGAAGGCGGATTTGCTGCCGCAGGACAAATACGAGCACATCCGCTCGATGGAAGCCGCCGGGCTGCGCGTCTGTTACGTTGGCGACGGCACGAACGACGGCCCGGCGCTCGCCGTAGCGACCGTCGGCGTGAGCATCGGCTCCCGCGAGAACACGGTTGCCCTCGAAACGGCCGACGTTGTGCTCATGCAGGACGGCTTGCGCCCGCTGCCGTTCCTGCTGCAACTGGCGCGGGCAACCCGCCGCACCATCAACCAGAACATCCTGCTCTTCGGCCTGGCCTACAACCTGTTGATGCTCTGTCTTTCGGCCGTGGGCATACTCACCCCGATCCTGGGCGCGCTCGGCCACAATATCGGTTCCGTCGCCGTCGTGCTCAATTCCGCGCGGCTGTTGCGATTTGTTGGAGAATGAGGGAGACCGCGGGCGTCCCCGCGGTGTCCGGGCTTCGCGGCGGTCCTGCGTTTCAAGCGCGGGACCCGTTGCCGCCGGTCTGGCCGCGGTCCCGACGCGCTCAACGGTTGCTGAATGGCAGGGCCTGCACGGTTCAGTTCAGCAGCCCCTGGATGATCTCCGGGGCCTTCGCGATGCATTCGGGCAGCCTCGAGACGTCCTTGCCGCCCGCCTGGGCCATGTCGGGCCGGCCGCCGCCGCCGCCGCCCACAATCGGGGCGAGCTGCTTGACGATGTCGCCCGCCTTGATGCGGCCGGTCAGGTCTTTGCTCACGCCGACGCAGAGCGACACCTTGTCGTCTTCGGCGCTGGCGAGCACGAGCACGCCGCTGGCAAGTTTCTCGCGCAGGCTATCGAGTACCGCGCGCAGGCCCTTGGCGTCCTGGCCGGGCACTTCCGCCGCAAGCACTTTCACGCCGCCGATCTCCCGCACTTGGCTCATGTAATCGACGGCCGCGCCGGTCGCCGCGGCCTGTTTCCATTTTTGGACCTCGCGCTGCAATTTGCGGTTCTCGTCGAGGACGGCGCGGACACGTTCCTCGACCTCGTCCGCGTTCGCGCTGAGCAGGCGCGCGAGATGGATCAGCTGCCGGTCGCGCGCCTGGAGCGTATCGACGCAGGGCTCGCCGCAGACGGCCTCGATGCGCCGCACGCCCGCAGATATCGCGGACTCGGTGAGTATCTTGAAGTAGCCAATCACGCCGGTGCGCGGGACGTGCGTGCCGCCGCACAGTTCGAGGCTCACCTCGCCGACCTGCACGACGCGGACGACGTCCTCGTACTTCTCGCCAAAGAGCGCCATGGCGCCGGCGGCGCGCGCCTCGTCCAGCGAGCGCTGGGAGGTCGCCACGGCCTCGTCCAAACGGATGTATTCGTTGACGAGCCGCTCGATGTCGAGCAGCCGGTCGAGATCGATACCTTCGAAATGCGTGAAATCGAAGCGGAGCCGGTCGGGCGCGACGAGCGAACCCGCCTGATGCACGTGGTCGCCGAGCACGTTTTGCAGCGCGGCCTGGAGCAGGTGCGTGGCCGTGTGGTGGTTCATGATCGCCGTGCGGCGCGGCACATCGACGAATGCATCCACTTTGTCGCCCACGCGCAATACGCCGCGCAGCATCTTGCCTTTGTGTACGGTCATCTTGCCCGCAGGCCGGCGTGTCTCGGAAATCTGCGCGTTGCCGTTCACCGAATCGAACACGCCCACGTCGCCTACCTGGCCGCCTGCTTCGGCGTAGAACGGCGTCGCATCGAGCACGAACTCGGTTTCCTGGCCTTCCGTGGCGCAATCCACGCGCTTCCCATCCGCGATGACGGCCTGGATCGTCGCTTGCGCTGTCATCGTGTCATAACCGAGGAACCGCGACTCGCCCACTTCGTCGTGCAACTGGCGATAGATGGGCGAGACAGCGTCCTGACCACTGCCGGCCCAGGCGCTGCGCGCTTTCTCGCGCTGCCGACCCATCGCGGCATCGAAGCCCGCGCGGTCGAGCGTGTAGCCGCGGTCCTCCGCGATGTCCTGCGTCAGGTCGAGCGGGAAACCGTAGGTGTCGTAGAGCCGGAACAGGTCCTCGCCGGGCACAACCTTCGAGCCGGATTTCTCCATTTTCGCGAAGACGCCGTCGAGCAGGTCCATGCCGCGCGCGAGCGTGCCCGCGAAGCGCTCTTCCTCGATGTGGATAATCTTCTCGATCTGGACGCGCCCCTCGACCAGTTCTGGGTAGTGATGCCCCATCCGGTCGATGACGGTCTGGCAGACCTGGTGCAGAAACGGCTTCTCGAGGCCGAGTTCGCGGCCGAACCGCGCGGCGCGGCGCAACAGCCGCCGCTCGACATAGCCACGCCCCTCGTTCGAGGGCAGGATGCCGTCGGCAATCATGAACGACAGCGCGCGCACGTGGTCCGCAATCACGCGGAACGGTACGGGATGGTCCTCATAGCGCACTTCTGTCAGCGCCTGGGCCGTCTCGATAATCGGGAAGATGCCGTCGGTGTCGAAGACGGTTTCCTTCTTCTGGAGCAGCGCGGCGAGCCGTTCGAGGCCCATGCCGGTGTCGATACCGCGATTTTTCAGCGGCGGACGCGAGCCGTCGGGCTGCTGGTCGAATTGCGGGAACACCAAGTTCCAGAATTCGAGGAACCGCTCCTTCGGGTCGTGTTCGGGCGTGGCGTCCGGGTCGATGGCCGCGCCCTTGTCGTAGAGCAGTTCCGAGCACGGCCCGCACGCGCCCGTGTCGCCCGCCGGCCCCCAGAAGTTGTCTTTCGTGCCCAGCCGCACGATGCGCGACACAGGAATGCCGATTTCCTTCTCCCAGATGCCGTAGGCCTCGTCATCCTGCTCGAACACGGAGACCCAGACCGCGTCGCCGGGCAATTTCAGGACTTCCGTGCTGTATTCCCATGCCCACTGGATCGCTTCGCGCTTGAAGTAGTCGCCGAACGAGAAATTGCCGAGCATTTCGAAAAAGGTGAGATGGCGCGAGGTCTTGCCGACTTCATCGAGGTCGTTCGCCTTGCCGCCCGCGCGCAGGCACTTCTGCGACGTGGTGGCGCGGCGGTAGGGCACCGGGACTTCGCCGGAATAGTAGGGTTTGAACTGCACCATGCCCGCGCTCGTGAACAGCAACGTTGGGTCATTGCGCGGCACGAGCGTATCGCTGCGCTCGACCACGTGGCCGCGCTGCCGGAAGAAGTCGAGGTAACTCGCGCGTATGTCGTCGCTTTTCACTGCAATGCTCCTATTCGGGTCGAGAAACGCCGGGGGAAGGCAAAAGTCTAACAGATGCGCGCGTGCGGCTGCACATCGCGGCTGTGTGTGGGGCACGTGCGCTGCGGTTCCCCCGCCTTGGGCCTGTCGGGGGCGTTTCCCCCGCGCGCACGACCCGCTTCTGTCCCGGGCGGCCTGCATGGGGCAGAAGTTCCACTTGCCCTTTGCTGGAGATAAAACATGCGCCGGGCGTGGTGCGCCACCGCCTGCCCGGCGCGAACCTGTCGCTCTCTAATACTTCAGAGACTAGCTGACGTTCTTTGTGACGTTTACTGCCTGCGGCCCCTTGTCGGTTTCCCGGAGTTCATACAGGACCGCATCACCCTGACGCAACGTCCGGAACCCGTCCATTTGGATGGCCGTGTGATGAACGAATACGTCGTTCGAATCATCGCGAAGGATAAAGCCATACCCCTTCTTGTTGTTGAACCACTTGACCTTGCCTTCGAGCCTCTGTCCTGCTGCTGTTGCCACGGACACTGCAGAAGCCTCCCAATAGTTGTGACGCCCGGCCACCGGGCCGCGGCATCGTCCCACGTACTACAAGATGCTGCCGGGATCCCCAACGCAAGCCGAGGACTTTGCAGCTTTATCACCTTATAAAGATACTCTATTCGCGTCAATCTGTCAATAGGGCGAATAACCCGACTCCAGATTTCGGCATCACGCGCACCTTTTTCAATAAAAAGCAGATTTACAGCTCCCATGGGGCCGGGTCCATCAATCAATTGATTGAGCGGTTCCGGCGCAGCGCCGGCCAAGCACGCCATCGGCCCGGCGGTCTGTCCGCACCTGTCGTTATCTGCCGACCCGTACGGAATTCCGTTGGTAGCGTGCCACGGGCGGATGCGAGACCGCTCACGCCGCTTCTGGCGTAGTTGGGCCTTCCCCTGCGGTGTTGTTCGGAAGCAGTTGCCTCAATCTGGCCCCCGAATCAGACTCCTAAGCCGCGTTAACCGACAACAGGCTGCCCCGGCGCTGACCAAACTGCCGCAAGCGGCCGCGAGCGGCAAATGGCCAACCGGGCATCATCCGTTGGAGTTGAAGACCGTCCCGGCACGCCGGAGAAGCCCGCGGTGGCGGACGTTCCCGCCCGGAAAGAATAGCCGGTCTTCTCTTCCCGGCGCAAATGGTCTTCAGTTCGACGGAAGAATCCGGCATTCGCGAAGCGTCTGGCTTAGTTCTATTGTCAGTGAATCCAGTGACGTATCGACACCAATCCTGTGCGCGGCAGCTTGCTGCCCGCCCGCCTGCTTGCCGCGGAGAATGCGCCGCGAAGAAGAAAGCGCAAGAAGACTTTCGCGCTCGTGACCGTATTTCAGGAATGGAGTACTTAGGGGTTTCCCGTCACGTAGACAATACAAACGCAGGGATGATATTTCGGTGTGAATGCACTGGCGAGACCGGCGCGCCTGGACCGCCACTCAAAAAGTGAGGGGAAGCAACGTCGATAAGGTTCCGCTGGTCTAGGCGGGGCGCTTCACATGCACCCGATGATCCTGTTTGGGACCGTTGCAAAACCCTTTCGCACGCGGCTTCCCGCTCACACTTGGGCGACGGCTCCATCAGGTACTACAAGAGCCTTTTCGGGTTCCGGGCTCCCGCACGGCCATTTCGCTGCGTCTCTCATGCTGACAGGAAGTTGGGCCGTACCTGAAAATGCCCTCGCCCTATCAACAACGGGCCGACACCCTGCCACGCAGCCACCCTGCGCCGCTTCCGGCGCCACGGTGCCCCGACCCGCGGACGGGTCAAAGGCCTCTTGGTATTGGGCACGCGCTACGCGCTTTGGCTGCCGTTGCCCGCGGAAGAGTTCGCACGAAGCCATTTCGCCGCGCCGCGCTCTTTCCGCTTCTCTCGTTGCGTTCTTGGCGGCGGGTTCCCTGGCTTTCGCCACAACCCTCTTCCATTTGCGATTGTAGCACAGAGTCTTGATTTTGCCAAGGGGTTCGCGCGGAATTTTCCGCCGCCGCGAGTGGCGCGTGCTTGGCGGATTGGCGATAATAGGCGCACGGGTGGCGGCAACTTGCCCGAGGGAGGCGCCCATCATGGCCGTGCGGGAATTGACGCGGGAAACGCTGAGTTATTTTGTCGAGAAGTTGAATGGCATCCATTCGGTCTCGCAGCGGCAGTGGGGCACCCTGACGCCGGAAGGGTTGATGCGGCATCTGCGCGCGTCGGTCGAGATCTCGCTGGGCGAGGGGCCGAAGACGCGCAGCCTGGGCATACCCATCG harbors:
- the alaS gene encoding alanine--tRNA ligase, whose translation is MQAARDRSGSCARGKRPRQAQGGGTAAHVPHTQPRCAAARAHLLDFCLPPAFLDPNRSIAVKSDDIRASYLDFFRQRGHVVERSDTLVPRNDPTLLFTSAGMVQFKPYYSGEVPVPYRRATTSQKCLRAGGKANDLDEVGKTSRHLTFFEMLGNFSFGDYFKREAIQWAWEYSTEVLKLPGDAVWVSVFEQDDEAYGIWEKEIGIPVSRIVRLGTKDNFWGPAGDTGACGPCSELLYDKGAAIDPDATPEHDPKERFLEFWNLVFPQFDQQPDGSRPPLKNRGIDTGMGLERLAALLQKKETVFDTDGIFPIIETAQALTEVRYEDHPVPFRVIADHVRALSFMIADGILPSNEGRGYVERRLLRRAARFGRELGLEKPFLHQVCQTVIDRMGHHYPELVEGRVQIEKIIHIEEERFAGTLARGMDLLDGVFAKMEKSGSKVVPGEDLFRLYDTYGFPLDLTQDIAEDRGYTLDRAGFDAAMGRQREKARSAWAGSGQDAVSPIYRQLHDEVGESRFLGYDTMTAQATIQAVIADGKRVDCATEGQETEFVLDATPFYAEAGGQVGDVGVFDSVNGNAQISETRRPAGKMTVHKGKMLRGVLRVGDKVDAFVDVPRRTAIMNHHTATHLLQAALQNVLGDHVHQAGSLVAPDRLRFDFTHFEGIDLDRLLDIERLVNEYIRLDEAVATSQRSLDEARAAGAMALFGEKYEDVVRVVQVGEVSLELCGGTHVPRTGVIGYFKILTESAISAGVRRIEAVCGEPCVDTLQARDRQLIHLARLLSANADEVEERVRAVLDENRKLQREVQKWKQAAATGAAVDYMSQVREIGGVKVLAAEVPGQDAKGLRAVLDSLREKLASGVLVLASAEDDKVSLCVGVSKDLTGRIKAGDIVKQLAPIVGGGGGGRPDMAQAGGKDVSRLPECIAKAPEIIQGLLN
- a CDS encoding cold shock domain-containing protein; its protein translation is MATAAGQRLEGKVKWFNNKKGYGFILRDDSNDVFVHHTAIQMDGFRTLRQGDAVLYELRETDKGPQAVNVTKNVS